Proteins encoded by one window of Thermodesulfobacteriota bacterium:
- a CDS encoding phage major capsid protein, whose amino-acid sequence MANEVTTAAGSAGELVAAEIVSRLIIDAAYAEAVMPPLVRVADISAESTLTVEFPKWPLLSASDLTEGTDASNTAVDTASVSVPADEAGIMITVTDMLLNSTGLGGLEPYAAELGKALANKIDTDLLAEVADFTNSVGSTGVDITESDFLTAIYTLEAGNAVGPFVAVLHPVQVHDLRTALASTTGAIWGGPSVPAADLGAFASLYGVDVFKSTSCASVNTDADRQGVMMPMGNQSGLAYVLKTGAKTEFQRDASLRATEIVVTAIYGDECVNTAPNGGVAIITDHE is encoded by the coding sequence ATGGCGAATGAAGTAACCACTGCGGCCGGCTCGGCTGGAGAGCTGGTGGCCGCTGAAATAGTCTCAAGACTCATAATCGACGCCGCGTACGCGGAGGCCGTTATGCCGCCGCTTGTGCGGGTGGCCGACATAAGTGCGGAGTCCACCCTTACGGTGGAGTTCCCCAAGTGGCCGCTCCTTAGCGCCTCGGACCTTACAGAGGGCACCGACGCGAGCAACACCGCGGTGGATACCGCCTCGGTGAGCGTGCCGGCCGACGAGGCAGGCATCATGATAACCGTAACGGATATGCTGCTTAACAGCACCGGACTCGGCGGGCTCGAGCCCTACGCCGCCGAACTCGGCAAGGCGCTGGCCAATAAGATCGATACCGATCTTCTGGCCGAGGTCGCCGACTTTACGAACTCCGTCGGCTCGACCGGCGTGGACATCACCGAGTCGGACTTCCTGACGGCCATCTACACGCTTGAGGCCGGCAACGCGGTCGGGCCCTTCGTGGCGGTGCTGCACCCCGTACAGGTCCATGACCTGAGGACGGCGCTGGCCTCTACGACAGGTGCCATATGGGGAGGGCCTTCGGTCCCGGCCGCCGACCTCGGCGCGTTCGCGAGCCTCTACGGCGTGGACGTCTTCAAGTCCACCAGCTGCGCCTCGGTCAATACCGACGCCGACAGGCAGGGTGTGATGATGCCCATGGGCAACCAGTCGGGGCTCGCCTACGTCCTTAAGACGGGGGCGAAGACCGAGTTCCAAAGGGACGCCAGCCTGAGGGCGACCGAGATAGTGGTGACCGCCATCTACGGCGACGAGTGCGTCAATACCGCCCCTAACGGCGGTGTGGCGATAATCACCGACCACGAGTAA